One segment of Pan paniscus chromosome 20, NHGRI_mPanPan1-v2.0_pri, whole genome shotgun sequence DNA contains the following:
- the MRPL34 gene encoding large ribosomal subunit protein bL34m, producing the protein MAVLAGSLLGPTSRSAALLGGRWLQPRAWLGFPDAWGLPTPQQARGKARGNEYQPSNIKRKNKHGWVRRLSTPAGVQVILRRMLKGRKSLSH; encoded by the exons ATGGCTGTCTTGGCTGGATCCCTGTTGGGCCCCACGAGTAGGTCGGCAGCGTTGCTGGGTGGCAG GTGGCTCCAGCCCCGGGCCTGGCTGGGGTTCCCAGACGCCTGGGGCCTCCCCACCCCGCAGCAGGCCCGGGGCAAGGCTCGCGGGAATGAGTATCAGCCGAGCAACATCAAACGCAAGAACAAGCACGGCTGGGTCCGGCGCCTGAGCACGCCGGCCGGCGTGCAGGTCATCCTTCGCCGAATGCTCAAGGGCCGCAAGTCGCTGAGCCATTGA